One part of the Solanum dulcamara chromosome 3, daSolDulc1.2, whole genome shotgun sequence genome encodes these proteins:
- the LOC129883298 gene encoding 3'-5' exonuclease isoform X2, with protein METQISGESDDWDRPFTEEELQEIDAAFQSATKRRNDSADVAAAGDESHRKNRRRLPESLFFYHQQNEASNSSLLSPCTRNRSKCSYSYRSSNQAKLVMQYPEMAFKGRVIYSRTIKEVEKSAVEMLKFVEEKKRKEGHVALGFDIEWKPTFRRGVPPGKAAVMQICGDKGNCYVLHIIHSGIPQTLQSLLEDPTIVKVGVCISNDAYKVLQDHNVAVKALEDLSELANKKLDDPKKWSLASLTEKLLAKQLPKPSKIRLGNWEANVLSRDQLHYAATDAFVSWYLYQALKSLPEIVDNKE; from the exons ATGGAAACTCAGATCTCCGGCGAATCAGACGATTGGGATCGACCTTTTACAGAAGAAGAACTCCAAGAAATCGATGCTGCATTTCAATCAGCTACTAAGAGAAGAAACGATTCCGCAGATGTTGCCGCCGCCGGCGACGAATCTCATCGTAAAAATCGCCGGAGATTGCCGGaatcactttttttttatcatcaaCAAAATGAAGCTTCTAATTCTTCGTTGTTATCTCCTTGCACTAGAAATCGGTCTAAGTGTAGTTATTCGTATCGTTCTTCTAATCAAG CCAAGTTAGTGATGCAATACCCGGAAATGGCTTTTAAAGGACGTGTTATATACAGCAGAACTATTAAAGAGGTGGAGAAATCTGCAGTAGAGATGTTAAAGTTTGTtgaggaaaagaaaaggaaagaagggcATGTTGCTCTTGGATTTGACATTGAATGGAAGCCCACTTTTAGAAGAG GTGTGCCACCTGGGAAGGCTGCTGTTATGCAGATATGTGGTGACAAGGGTAATTGTTATGTTTTGCATATTATCCACTCTGGAATCCCTCAAACTCTGCAATCTCTTCTTGAGGATCCAACTATTGTGAAG GTGGGTGTTTGCATTTCAAATGATGCTTACAAAGTTCTCCAAGATCACAATGTAGCTGTAAAGGCTTTGGAAGATCTTTCTGAACTTGCCAACAAAAAGCTTGACGATCCCAAGAAGTGGAGTCTAGCATCACTAACTGAGAAGCTTCTTGCCAAGCAG CTCCCTAAGCCAAGTAAAATCAGGTTGGGGAATTGGGAGGCTAATGTGTTATCCAGGGACCAACTACATTATGCTGCTACAGATGCCTTTGTTTCCTGGTACTTGTATCAG GCACTGAAAAGCCTTCCAGAGATTGTTGATAACAAAGAGTGA
- the LOC129883298 gene encoding 3'-5' exonuclease isoform X1 produces the protein METQISGESDDWDRPFTEEELQEIDAAFQSATKRRNDSADVAAAGDESHRKNRRRLPESLFFYHQQNEASNSSLLSPCTRNRSKCSYSYRSSNQAAKLVMQYPEMAFKGRVIYSRTIKEVEKSAVEMLKFVEEKKRKEGHVALGFDIEWKPTFRRGVPPGKAAVMQICGDKGNCYVLHIIHSGIPQTLQSLLEDPTIVKVGVCISNDAYKVLQDHNVAVKALEDLSELANKKLDDPKKWSLASLTEKLLAKQLPKPSKIRLGNWEANVLSRDQLHYAATDAFVSWYLYQALKSLPEIVDNKE, from the exons ATGGAAACTCAGATCTCCGGCGAATCAGACGATTGGGATCGACCTTTTACAGAAGAAGAACTCCAAGAAATCGATGCTGCATTTCAATCAGCTACTAAGAGAAGAAACGATTCCGCAGATGTTGCCGCCGCCGGCGACGAATCTCATCGTAAAAATCGCCGGAGATTGCCGGaatcactttttttttatcatcaaCAAAATGAAGCTTCTAATTCTTCGTTGTTATCTCCTTGCACTAGAAATCGGTCTAAGTGTAGTTATTCGTATCGTTCTTCTAATCAAG CAGCCAAGTTAGTGATGCAATACCCGGAAATGGCTTTTAAAGGACGTGTTATATACAGCAGAACTATTAAAGAGGTGGAGAAATCTGCAGTAGAGATGTTAAAGTTTGTtgaggaaaagaaaaggaaagaagggcATGTTGCTCTTGGATTTGACATTGAATGGAAGCCCACTTTTAGAAGAG GTGTGCCACCTGGGAAGGCTGCTGTTATGCAGATATGTGGTGACAAGGGTAATTGTTATGTTTTGCATATTATCCACTCTGGAATCCCTCAAACTCTGCAATCTCTTCTTGAGGATCCAACTATTGTGAAG GTGGGTGTTTGCATTTCAAATGATGCTTACAAAGTTCTCCAAGATCACAATGTAGCTGTAAAGGCTTTGGAAGATCTTTCTGAACTTGCCAACAAAAAGCTTGACGATCCCAAGAAGTGGAGTCTAGCATCACTAACTGAGAAGCTTCTTGCCAAGCAG CTCCCTAAGCCAAGTAAAATCAGGTTGGGGAATTGGGAGGCTAATGTGTTATCCAGGGACCAACTACATTATGCTGCTACAGATGCCTTTGTTTCCTGGTACTTGTATCAG GCACTGAAAAGCCTTCCAGAGATTGTTGATAACAAAGAGTGA